gatacttgtccacgTGATTAAGCATGTATTTTATGTAGCAAAAATGACTAACTCGTTTCAGAccaaatgagcagttactgccttgtTGCTTGATAGGCCAGCATTGTGGTTGCATGGAGGGGAGTTTGATATCTTAAAGAAGCCCACCTTTATATTCTGAAAGTCAGAGTTTCTAATAAATATTGTTTTATGGTCTAGAATGCTCAAATGTTCCTGTTTCCCTTACAACTACCTAGAATAGCTCTAAATGGTGTACGATATGACAAATGTTTTATACTACCCCCCCCATATCAATGTAAGAGATTGAAACGCAGGTGGCATAGTAGCTGTCAGTCTAGTGATTGATTGCTCTCAGGCCAACATCTCTCCTCTGACTATACAGAGCATCCCCGGCGTCCTCAGGTGGTCTGATAAAGCAGAAGCCCAGCGAAGGCGTTGTCTTTGGGGTCATCAGTCACCAGAGTCCCCTCATACAGTTCAACCCGGAGCTCCTCTCCCTGCTGCAGCTGTAGGAGACACACACGGGTGACGGGGCCCAACAATGCCATCTTGTCCTGATGCAAAGTGGCAGCCagctccctgttctctctcctcagcccagACAGCGAGGGGCCAGGTTCAAAGTTCAGCGTCAGCGTGAAGAGGTAGATTCCTGCCAAAGGTGCTTGGAATATCCCAGTGTGAGTTGAGTACATCTGGCCCGGGTTTAGCGACGTGTCCTCAAACACCAGGAGGCTGCTGTCACTTGGTCTGCTGCGCTGTATGCTTCTGGCCAGAAACATAAGGGGACTGTCCCCCAGCTTAGATAGCACTGAAAGAGAACATACAGGGAATTATCAGTTGTTACCTGCTAACTTCATGGGCGGTATCAAAGATCGGGGGAAAAaatattggtcgcatacacattttgcagatgttattgcgggtgtagcaaaatgcgtTTAACCCATAGACACTCGCTATACTTCTGCTTAGACCACTTAAGCCTGAACTAAAACATTTGTGGTTCACCAGGGGGCAGTCTTGGGTTGATTCTCTCTCATGCTAAGCGACTCCCTGTTTTAACCCATTGCGAGAACTGACTTGAGGGTGTTTCACATGTATAGATAAGAGTTTAAAGTGAACTTCCAGTCTTAGTGGGTGTTAGAAAGAAGTGTAGCCCAGCTTGATTGAGAGGTAGATCTGACAGTGTTTTTGTCTTTCATAGATTGATGcctacctgatgtatccctccTGCTGCGAAGGTTATCTCTCTCTCCAATGTGGTCTTTGATTCCCTCTTTGTTGTTATTGCGcttcctctgtctcttcccctccttcctcttcatCAGGGCCCACAGCTGGTCCAAGTCCAGGGTGCTTTCTGAGTCGGCCAATCCCTCCGAGTTACTGAAGACGTTCTTGAAGAGACTCAAATGATTCTCTAAACCCCTCCTCAGCCAGGCCACCTCTGCCTGCAGTTTGGTGCCATCTTTGGTGTTGTTGCAGCTGGCAGTACAAGGCCTGTACTCCAGCCTGTGGACCTTCTCCCCCAGCTCCTTCACTGCTTTCTCAAGGCTCCACAGGTCACTGTCAGAGTAGTCTTGCCGGTCCTCAGAGGCTGCTGAGACCATGAGGTGGTCACTCCTCtggtctccactcctcctcttcagGCCGCGGGAGGCCAAGTCTACCAGCACAGAGGGCTCGTCTGAGGCCGGGAACTCTTCTGCCCGGGCGGCCTCCAGCAGGGAGGTGAGACTGAGGTTCTGGCCCCTGATCTGTTCCTGCATGTGGCGAAGCCTCTCCTGCAGTGCAGGGATGGAGTGGGCCTCCTGGTTGCTTTGGGGCCAGTCCATAAACCCCATCACCTCCTCTCCCAGGAGCATCTCCAGCACGTCGGTGTGGCGGATGGCATCGTTCAAAAGAGAAAAGAAGGAGCTGGAGAGGTGACTCATCTCACCTGCCAACCACTCGTCGCTCTCCCGCAGACTGAGCATGTCCCTCTGGATGCCCAGAAAGGAGGCCAGCAGCTGGGTCACATTGTGGTGGAGAGTCCTGCTCTTCTCTTGCTCAAAGGCCAGGGAGGCCTTGACGTGATCCAACCCCTGGTAGATGTCCTCCACAGAGGGACTCCAGCGCTCCGACCCAGCATCGGTACTCCCATCCAGGGCCAGCCGGTTGTCGTTGGCCAGCTCTGTGACGTTGGTCAGTCCCTGCTCCAAGCGGGAGATGGTGGCGGTGAATGCCTTGCAGTCACAGTCTCTGGCAGAGCTGGCGTTCTTGTAGAACTGTGTGTACAGGTAGTCCATGTCAGTCTCCATCTCCTGCAGCTGCTCCCAGCGGTGGGTCAGGTTGCTGGCCAGCTCATTGACGCGGTTCAGCACGGCTACTTTAGCCGCCTCCACCTCCAGGCCCGTCTCCATGAACTGGATCTGGCTGTTCCTCCACGTTTGGGCAATGTTCTCCTCAAGGCCTCGGAAGCCCCTCTTCAGAGCCAATGACAACGTCCTGGACATCTCCAAGTCTTCAACCAGGGCATTCACCCTCCCTGTGTTGTTGACCACCTTGTTGTCCAGACGAGCGATAGACTCCCACACTGCCGAGTCCTCTGGAGGGTGCTGGGCCTGGTTGGGTTCTCTCCTGTCCCCTGGGCTGGTCAGGTCCCTCTGGAGTTCTTCACTCAGATGCTCTTGCTCGAGCTTCATGTCTGACAGGGTGGCATTCAGGGACTCGAGATTAACCTACCCGGGAAACATATGAAAGGCATGAAGAACATTCTCACTTTAATGCCCATAAAAAGTCTAAAGGTGTATGATACTAACACCGAAGTGAGAAACTAAGTCTCAAAGTTAAGAATTATTACATAGTTTCATCATCACGTCATGAGGGATTCACTGACCTGTAACATCTTGTCGTTGTGTTTGATCTTGGCGTCGATGTCTGTCTTGAAGTTGGTGATGTTATAGTGCAGCATGGCATGCTGGGAGTGTAGCCGATTCGCCATCTCAGCTCTCTGTTTCTCCAGTTCCTTCCTCACCTCCTTGATGTCCTGGAAACTCTGCTCCAGCTTAGCGTCAAAGGCCTCGGGACCCTCTCCGGCACCTGCACCCCGCAGGGCCTCCTCCTTTACCTCCCACTGGGTGCTCCGGAGCTGGGCCACATCCTGGGACAGACCCCCGACCTCCGAGGTCAGGCGCTCCAAGGTGCGGTTGAAGCCATCCAACATGGGCTGGAGCTGGGACATCAGCAGGGCCATCATAtggggcagagggaggggagacagggagtctGCGTAGGGCCGTAGAGCGACAGCATCCACCTCACCCATGATTGGATCTGAGAGACAAACCAGGAAGTCAGTGCATAATATTTACTCACGTCAATCGGTAGAAGGATTCAGAACAAGACTCATTTTCAGTTTTAGACATATCCACTTTACATTTGTAAATCGTAACAGTGCACAAGGCTGAGATGACGCCACAACTGTACACCAACCAATGTGCATAGGAGCATAGCAAGGCTCCTTTTCAAAACCTGTTAGAATGTATTCTCTTGTAAAAGCTATTCATTCATATCAGTTGTGCCATTAGTTCTCAGGAACAGTTATGAGAGGCTTTAGTTCCAAGAAATCTGCAATTGAATTATTATTTTGTTGCTGATGTAGCCAAAGTAAAATGCCAAGTTGCCAAATATAGATATGCTCTGTGTTAATTCCTATTTCCTGACCAATATTTTGGAATTTAATTTCCCCAATGTATTGTTCTTCCTGACTGGACCTCTTTGTTTACAAGAAAGCAGAGTGATTTAATGTTGGATGGGTTTGTTTCATGGCAGTGTTAGTGCACCCCAGAGACGGCCCTAATGGAAGCAGTTCCTTTTAGAGTTATAAGATACAGGCTGCAGGGATTCTCACATTCCTCCTAGAAAttgtgtgggggtgtgtgcgtTTTAGGTTTTACTATCCTTGACCAGAAGTCCTCTCAAGAATAGTAAACGAAAATTCAGACACGTGGGAACATTATGCCAGTCCTCACATGGAAAAagggctattttaggcttagagGTCAGGTTTACAATTAAGTtgagggaaaataggattttgaataggAATAAATGGTTTGGTCCCCACAACGATAGTAAAACAAGCATGTGTGCGTGCATACTCgtctgtgtgagtgaatatgTGACATTGAATTCCCCCAcccacatatacagtgccttcggaaagtattcagacccccagttgacagtgcatgtcagagcaaaaaccaagccaggagATCAAagtaattgtccatagagctccgagacaggattgtgtcgaggcacagatctggggaagggtatcaaaaaatgtctgcagcatcagtggcctccatcattcttaaatggaagaagtttggaaccactaagactcttcctagagctggccgcccggtcaaACTGAACAATCAGGTAAGAAGGGAGTTGGTCAGCGAGGTTTCAGCTtcttaaatagtacccgcaaaacaccagtctcaacgtgaaCAGGGCCCCCCTCCCTGGAtccatcccggagtcgcctcttcactgttgacgttgagactggtgttttgcaggtactatttaatgaagctgccagttgaggacttgtgaggcgtatgtttcttaaactagacactaatgtacttgtcctcttgcttagttgtgcaccagggcctcccactctttctattctggttagagcccatttgccctgttctgtgaagggagtagtacagcactctgtacgagatcttcagtttcttggcaatttctcgcatggaatagccttcatttctcagaacaagaatagactgatgagtctCAGAAGaacgttctttgtttctggccattttgaacctgtaatcgaacccacaaatactgatgctccagattctcaaatagtctaaagaaggacagtttttaTATGCCTAGATTAGATAGATTAGATGGTTGCAGGCATTTTTAGGATTAACATttgcttccccaaacttgaaactcacgtgcTGTTTATGGAAGAGGGGGCGAAAGAGACCTGACTCAAACTTAAATGTCCACCGTACAGCAGAGCTCGTATCAAACTCCAAACCCCCACAACTGAATAGATAATAGCATATCATGAGGGCACTGCTTACAAAACAGAGCTGAGAGCTTTCCATGCAGAATGGGGCCCAAATAGGCTGTAAATATCTCAGGTTTTATGATAATTTATATAAATAATGCAATGAAAAATCTCTATTTTTTTAAAATCCTTGCAGTTTTACAATTTCACTGCCAGGGGGTGCTGGCAGTGCCACTTCCTGTGGCAATGTCACCATGTGTGGCTAGAATACGAGACCTCACACTATGGTGTATTAGGCCCCTTAAGTCACCCACCATCCTATTGTGGGTTACATCATCTGTACACAATGTATGGAGGGGGGGACATTTTTTCCAGAAGGAAGAGGATTTCCTGAGAAGGAAGCTATTGAAGGGGGTGGGATGACACTAAGCAGGCGTTTGTGGAAATGCCCCCCACCCCTCCCGGTCAAGCCGTCCTCCGATTATTTACTGCACTAGTCTAAAGCCTGTCAATTCTCTCAGGGGATGTGGATGAGACAGGCAATTGACCAGACAGTAGGGCATAAATAAGAGCTGGGAGTGTAAACATGCCAAACAGGAGCTTAGAGACATGATTTTGCTACTCCCCGAAAGTTCTGTTGATTTTCAAAGTTGTTTTCTATTGACCTTGAATGGGCCGTTCCTTGCAGGTTTGTTATTGCTTACGAGATAGTGAGTGAACATGTTTTTGCATGTCCCAAAGAGGTTGATAGATGGTGTTAGGGGTGTTGCCAATGACGACCGTGCCTCCTTTTCATGGCCCTGATTTTGGCAGTGGTGAAAACATTCGACTTCCTAAAGCACAGTCACCATCCTGGTCTTGGAGGTCCTAACAACTTATTTTAGTCAGGCTTCCTAACGTTTCCCTAACTTTTGCCTAGTGTGATTATCATGATTTTAGTACAGTCATGGTGATTCTAGGGTCCCAACTTACCTCCATTATCGAAATCCTGCAGGCGGTGGTTGGGGTGCGGGTGCGGGTGGTGGGGGTGGTCATCGCCATGGTGAGGGATGTGCTCCTGGGCCTGTCGAGGGTATGAGTGGGGCTCTcgggaatctgtgtgtgtgtcgttgttgttgttgtcagccTCTGAGGGATGGCTTTCGTACAGAGGATTCTCAGACACCTGGAAGTCATTCTGCTCCCACTCAGGCTGGTGCGTGAGTCTAGACTGAGCGCctagacagataacagacagatGGATAGAATTttaggaggggggggggatttcAACCATGGCTTTTATCAAGGTAAATATGTTTAACCACACTTTATCCTTGTTTCTCCAGTGGCACATTGTTGTATCTATTGATGTGAACTGGACTCTCCCCCGACCCTGAGAAACAGCCTTAGGTTTGCTCTCTGGCCACCACTTCTCACCCCACTTCAGCCAACCCTGTGGGTGTGCTTGATTAGTGTGTGTAATACAATAGCTATTTGACTCCAGTGGTGGTAAAGAATTCAGTATGTGAGCCCTCAACGTTTTAGGAAGCCCTCTCAATAAGGGACGCACGCGGAGGGACTGAAAGCGGACCAGCCAACAACGAGGGACTTTGCGTCTTTGTTACCTAAAACTGGCCCAAAAGTGCAGAGGGTTCTTTTTAGGTCCCTAGTGTCTCAGGCTTCTGACTGTTTTCAGTCTTTCTCTCATGCCTGCAATTGTGTTTGTGTACTGGTGACTCTGTGTGTTTGGGCTCATAGCTACACATGAGAGACATAGTTAAAGGGCTTAGGGCAGGCTGGGATGGGGTCAACACCCCCTTTTAAGGCCTTGCTTGATGTCCTGAGAACGGTTCACAaaccctttcctccctccccccgGGAAGTGACAAACATCCCACACAGCCTGCTATAGCATTTACCCAAACACTCGCTCTCCTGGGCCACTGGCGTTTCCTCCGTTTATTCAGTTTGAGTCAGAGAGGGCGTCACGGGGCATTTGATTAAGGGCAGCTTACCCAGTCACCCCCCCTCCCTCAGATGAGCAGACCTCTACCTGTGTGGTGAGGTCCGGTGTCTCCTGGATGTGGTTGTCCTGCCATTGTGGGGTCTGCAGAGTCAGATATATGGCCATCAGCTACTGGGGAagggagatagaggaagagagcagaAGCTCAAAGGGAGGATGTTACTTTTATTGGTTCCACAGTTTTCGTAAACACGTTAATTCCCCAGCCGGTTCCTCTCGCAGAGTTAAGGGCCATTTCACACACAGGAAATCTACTTGAGATAACAAGAGCCAAACTCTGCAAGTGATAAAGGAGACAATTTAGAGCAGGGCTGTGGAGGCATATTGCACTATAAGGTTACTTCTTATACAATGTGTGCATCAGTTGTGTGTAGCTCTGTATCAGTACCTGTTTCCTCGCAGTTCTCCCCTCCATGTCCCGTGCAGCACCTCCACAACAAGGCGGTGAAGATCTTCGGGTTTAATCTGTACACTGGCCGGGTAGAGAGCTTGTACCTAAACACACAAACCAAAAAAGATTGGATTTACACCTGATTACAACTCCTGTTTGCCATATCTTTAATATGAGTCTTTTGAGAAGTGTTTGTCCACAAACCTGGAGAGAAGCTTAAGTGATTCCACTACCCAACAATGGTAAAGCTCCCTTACTTAAGCTCTAATATCCAACCAATCAACTTGCTGCCAGTTCTCAGTAAACTTATCGAACAAATTTTGTTTAACCCCTAATGAGACATGAGTCCCACTAAATGCAGCGAAGTTTAACTTTTTTTTTCTGGGGGGGTTCTAAACAATGCAAATTGAATCATTCTCCTATTTGTTTAAAATTAAATTTGTACTGCTACAGTggtacattttaaaataaacacTTATTCCATATTAAACGTACACCCCCACCTCTGTGAcatggtttaaaaaatatatatattccatATGGCTGCACAGGTATTGGGCTGCACTTGTCATCCTAGGAAAGTCCCATATCTCAGCCCCTTTTCAGGTGCCCCAACTTTTATTTCTACAAGAAAGGTCATTTTGTCAGCAAGAAACATCAGTTAATTCCGCCTACAAGAGTGTGGACCCAATGACAGTCAGTGAAAAAGTCATTACACTTTTTGGTGCTTTGTAACAGATCTCTTTCTCCATTCATCAAATGGCACCAGTGCACGGTTTGGATGCTGGATTAGTTTTTTTTGAGTGGACGGACAGGCagcctactttttgaagtgatttgtttgacaataagatgaaaacatcatgactggttgtgttcatgccccccacccacccacccaccttaaATAAAAAAAACGTATTACTGTTACATGGCGTCTTTACTAGAGCACATAAAGTGTGCGCCATAGGAGGTCCCTTGAAAATAATTGAGACACCCCTGAATGTGACGGTATAAGTCACATTCTGACTGAAAGCATTGCATTTGGTACAAACCATCCCCTAACtactagacctcagctgaatctgctCATGAATATTGAGCAGAGGCAAATAAACTTCTTGGTGTTACCGTACACTGTAAATGATCACGGTCAAGGCATCTTGATTTTATTcttgtgaagatgaggagggctCTATCTGTGATGGTGCATCTTTAACACCACGTTCGAGCaaacaagtcctgcaggctctggTTCTACCAGATCTACGGCCCAGTTATATGGTCTGGAGCTGCTCGGGAGACCAGCTGCTGGTCCACAACAGAGCAGCACATCTTGCGCTTCACTGTAAACGGAAGGTCGATATCAACAAGATGCAACAAGAGGCTCAAAGTAGAGGAACAAACGTGCTGCATCACTTCTTGTTTATATGTGAAAAATGACTGTGTTAGAGATCCCACGTTGTATAATTAAATAACCTACATCTCGGACAGACCTGCTTAACCCCACCATACATGACACCAGCGCTCTCTTCGTAGTCCCCAAATCCAAAAAACTCATTTAAGGAAATGCAGTGTTATACAGAGCCATGTttacatggaactcccttccatctcgtcaaattactcaagcaaacagcaaaatgtttttgtttttttaatcgaCAAATAAAACAACTCACTGCACAACGCCTCTctcctatctgacctaaataaggtgtatgtatatgtaaactGACACAAAGGTAACTGCCAAATTAAACGCTTAAGTAAATGAGGgctacaaagtatattgaaagcaggtgtttCCACATAGATGTGGTTCCtaagttaattaagcaattaacatcccatcgtGCTATAAAAAAATGCTGGgtaggccattattttggctaccatagcTATGCcgccataggatgacaatgcccacAACCACAGGGCACGAGGGTggggtcactgaatggtttgatgagcatgaaaatgatGTAAACCATGTGCCGTGaccatctcagtcaccagatctcaatccaattgaactCTTCAGAAAGAAGAGAGGACCAAGGCGCTCTTCATATAAtgaattaaaatgcctttatttgtatggcGCGTTCAATGGAAACAAAGATGAATAACTGACGTGTTTTCGCTGCATGGCTTTCACCAGGGAGTACAAAGATATGAtaatacaatgtcctcttttgaaCAGTGTTGTACAATTAGCCCTGATTTGAAGAGGACATGCTTCTAGAGTTAAAAGGACAACACATAGTAAGCAGTACTTTACACATTAAAAAGGACAACACACAGTAAGCAGTACTTTACACATTAAAAAGGACAACACACAGTAAGCAGTGCTTTACACATTAAAAAGGACAACACACAGTAAGCAGTACTTTACACATTAAAAAGGACAATACATAGTAAGCAGTACTTTACACATTAAAAAGGACAACACGCAGTAAGCAGTACTTTACACATTAAAAAGGACAACACATAGTAAGCAGTACTTTACACATTAAAAAGGACAACACACAGTAAGCAGTACTTTACACATTAAAAAGGACAACACATAGTAAGTAGTACTTTACACATTAAAAAGGACAACACATAGTAAGCAGTACTTTACACATTAAATAGGACAACACACAGTAAGCAGTACTTTACACATTAAAAAGGACAACACACAGT
This genomic interval from Oncorhynchus keta strain PuntledgeMale-10-30-2019 chromosome 2, Oket_V2, whole genome shotgun sequence contains the following:
- the LOC118400957 gene encoding multimerin-2-like isoform X2, which gives rise to MTTVGELMLLVLGLLVTAHCEVRARDPEVEEEDPGLPLEKEGLGTQGMGVGVHPEPGGIDIPHLRTGPRGHEPDVPGSAHHPLGHGPHGQPHQVGPGKKNLGLLPEESAPPPGEGGSYPARTGNWCAFVHRRIVTTAVSCGTEEYTIKSQSPCPNGTPDCQLVMYKLSTRPVYRLNPKIFTALLWRCCTGHGGENCEETADGHISDSADPTMAGQPHPGDTGPHHTGAQSRLTHQPEWEQNDFQVSENPLYESHPSEADNNNNDTHTDSREPHSYPRQAQEHIPHHGDDHPHHPHPHPNHRLQDFDNGDPIMGEVDAVALRPYADSLSPLPLPHMMALLMSQLQPMLDGFNRTLERLTSEVGGLSQDVAQLRSTQWEVKEEALRGAGAGEGPEAFDAKLEQSFQDIKEVRKELEKQRAEMANRLHSQHAMLHYNITNFKTDIDAKIKHNDKMLQVNLESLNATLSDMKLEQEHLSEELQRDLTSPGDRREPNQAQHPPEDSAVWESIARLDNKVVNNTGRVNALVEDLEMSRTLSLALKRGFRGLEENIAQTWRNSQIQFMETGLEVEAAKVAVLNRVNELASNLTHRWEQLQEMETDMDYLYTQFYKNASSARDCDCKAFTATISRLEQGLTNVTELANDNRLALDGSTDAGSERWSPSVEDIYQGLDHVKASLAFEQEKSRTLHHNVTQLLASFLGIQRDMLSLRESDEWLAGEMSHLSSSFFSLLNDAIRHTDVLEMLLGEEVMGFMDWPQSNQEAHSIPALQERLRHMQEQIRGQNLSLTSLLEAARAEEFPASDEPSVLVDLASRGLKRRSGDQRSDHLMVSAASEDRQDYSDSDLWSLEKAVKELGEKVHRLEYRPCTASCNNTKDGTKLQAEVAWLRRGLENHLSLFKNVFSNSEGLADSESTLDLDQLWALMKRKEGKRQRKRNNNKEGIKDHIGERDNLRSRRDTSVLSKLGDSPLMFLARSIQRSRPSDSSLLVFEDTSLNPGQMYSTHTGIFQAPLAGIYLFTLTLNFEPGPSLSGLRRENRELAATLHQDKMALLGPVTRVCLLQLQQGEELRVELYEGTLVTDDPKDNAFAGLLLYQTT
- the LOC118400957 gene encoding multimerin-2-like isoform X1; this translates as MTTVGELMLLVLGLLVTAHCEVRARDPEVEEEDPGLPLEKEGLGTQGMGVGVHPEPGGIDIPHLRTGPRGHEPDVPGSAHHPLGHGPHGQPHQVGPGKKNLGLLPEESAPPPGEGGSYPARTGNWCAFVHRRIVTTAVSCGTEEYTIKSQSPCPNGTPDCQLVMYKLSTRPVYRLNPKIFTALLWRCCTGHGGENCEETVADGHISDSADPTMAGQPHPGDTGPHHTGAQSRLTHQPEWEQNDFQVSENPLYESHPSEADNNNNDTHTDSREPHSYPRQAQEHIPHHGDDHPHHPHPHPNHRLQDFDNGDPIMGEVDAVALRPYADSLSPLPLPHMMALLMSQLQPMLDGFNRTLERLTSEVGGLSQDVAQLRSTQWEVKEEALRGAGAGEGPEAFDAKLEQSFQDIKEVRKELEKQRAEMANRLHSQHAMLHYNITNFKTDIDAKIKHNDKMLQVNLESLNATLSDMKLEQEHLSEELQRDLTSPGDRREPNQAQHPPEDSAVWESIARLDNKVVNNTGRVNALVEDLEMSRTLSLALKRGFRGLEENIAQTWRNSQIQFMETGLEVEAAKVAVLNRVNELASNLTHRWEQLQEMETDMDYLYTQFYKNASSARDCDCKAFTATISRLEQGLTNVTELANDNRLALDGSTDAGSERWSPSVEDIYQGLDHVKASLAFEQEKSRTLHHNVTQLLASFLGIQRDMLSLRESDEWLAGEMSHLSSSFFSLLNDAIRHTDVLEMLLGEEVMGFMDWPQSNQEAHSIPALQERLRHMQEQIRGQNLSLTSLLEAARAEEFPASDEPSVLVDLASRGLKRRSGDQRSDHLMVSAASEDRQDYSDSDLWSLEKAVKELGEKVHRLEYRPCTASCNNTKDGTKLQAEVAWLRRGLENHLSLFKNVFSNSEGLADSESTLDLDQLWALMKRKEGKRQRKRNNNKEGIKDHIGERDNLRSRRDTSVLSKLGDSPLMFLARSIQRSRPSDSSLLVFEDTSLNPGQMYSTHTGIFQAPLAGIYLFTLTLNFEPGPSLSGLRRENRELAATLHQDKMALLGPVTRVCLLQLQQGEELRVELYEGTLVTDDPKDNAFAGLLLYQTT